The window ATTGAGATCGGAGGAAACCAAGAAATGATCACGATGCCCGAGCTTCCTGTCCCGAGCGAAAAGGCCCGCTTCGCCGCCCATGAGAGCCTGATGAAAGCGTTCGAGCCTTGGCGGACCTACTGCGGTTGGATGGACGCGCCTTTTGGACCGGTTTTCGTGGCGAGAACCGAGCGAGGCGTTTGTCGCGTCAGCTTCCGAAGCAGCGAAGACACGCTCCTCGATGACCTGGAGCGCAGGGGACTTCTTCCCCAGATGGCACCGGGGAGACTCGACCGCGAGAGGCGGCAGCTCTCCGACTATTTCGAAGGGAAACGGCGACACTTTGACCTATCCATCGACGTTCGCTGGGGTACGGAGTTCGAGAGAGACGTTCTGAACGCCGCGAGTCACATCCCATTCGGGACCTGTCAGAGCTATTCGGATGTCGCCTGCCGCATCGGACGGCCGAAGTCGCAACGCGCGGTGGGTAATGCCCTGGGAAAGAATCCCGTCGCCATCGTCATTCCCTGTCATCGTGTCGTCGCCTCGGGTGGCAAGCTCGGTGGTTACACGGGTGGCATCGACATCAAGCGGGTCTTGATGGAGATCGAAGGCATCGTTCTGGAGGAATCGTGAGTCGGGAGGTGGAGCGGATAGGCGTTCAGCTCGACCGGGCGCTGCGCGGCAAGGCCTGGCACGGCCCCTCGATGACGGAGCTGCTTTCCGACGTGGACGAGACGAAAGCGGGATGGCGTCCCATTCCCGGCGTTCACACGATCGGCGAGCTGGTGATGCACGTGATCGCCTGGCAGGAAGAGGCGTCACGCCGCCTGGGCGGAGAGGCGCGAGACCTTCCCGCGGAGGAGGACTGGCCTCAGCCTCTCCCCTGGCTCGAAATGCTGGACCGGCTGAACCAGTCGCACCGGGCTCTGTTGAGCCGAGTCCTCGAGCTCGATGATCTGGATCTGGAAAAGGGCATAAAAGGCCAGCCCGGCTCCGTATACGATCTTCTCCACGGGATCGTGCAACACAATCTGTACCACGCCGGACAGATTGCCCTGCTGAAGAAGGGTCTCGCGTGGGGAGGCTGACCCGAGTCTAGAGCCCGGCAGCGCGAATGCGCTCGAGATTCTCGAGGACGCTTCGTCCGCTCTCTTCCGCGGCGATCTCGCTCCATTCCCGTGGGTGCAGCCCCGTCGTTCGA of the Vicinamibacteria bacterium genome contains:
- a CDS encoding methylated-DNA--[protein]-cysteine S-methyltransferase — encoded protein: IEIGGNQEMITMPELPVPSEKARFAAHESLMKAFEPWRTYCGWMDAPFGPVFVARTERGVCRVSFRSSEDTLLDDLERRGLLPQMAPGRLDRERRQLSDYFEGKRRHFDLSIDVRWGTEFERDVLNAASHIPFGTCQSYSDVACRIGRPKSQRAVGNALGKNPVAIVIPCHRVVASGGKLGGYTGGIDIKRVLMEIEGIVLEES
- a CDS encoding DinB family protein, with product MSREVERIGVQLDRALRGKAWHGPSMTELLSDVDETKAGWRPIPGVHTIGELVMHVIAWQEEASRRLGGEARDLPAEEDWPQPLPWLEMLDRLNQSHRALLSRVLELDDLDLEKGIKGQPGSVYDLLHGIVQHNLYHAGQIALLKKGLAWGG